One Gossypium raimondii isolate GPD5lz chromosome 3, ASM2569854v1, whole genome shotgun sequence genomic window carries:
- the LOC105794031 gene encoding calmodulin-like protein 3, whose product MDDIEFKKVFQMFDKNGDGRISKEELNDSLKKLGIFIPDDELTQMIKKIDVNGDNYVDIEEFRELYQSFMNDKDEEEDILEAFKVFDQNGDGYISVDELMSILASLGLKQGKTIEDCKKMIMKVDVDGDGRVNFLEFKQMMKGVGFSAFS is encoded by the coding sequence ATGGATGATATAGAGTTCAAGAAGGTTTTTCAAATGTTTGATAAGAACGGAGATGGGAGAATTTCAAAGGAGGAATTGAATGACTCATTGAAaaaattaggtatttttatcCCCGATGACGAGTTAACACAAATGATCAAAAAAATTGATGTCAATGGTGATAACTACGTCGATATTGAGGAGTTTCGTGAGTTGTATCAATCCTTTATGAATGATAAGGATGAAGAGGAAGATATTTTAGAGGCTTTCAAGGTTTTTGATCAAAATGGAGATGGTTACATTTCTGTCGATGAGCTAATGTCTATTTTGGCTTCACTTGGGCTTAAACAAGGGAAAACTATTGAAGATtgtaaaaagatgataatgaaAGTTGATGTGGATGGTGATGgtagggttaattttttagaattcaaGCAAATGATGAAAGGGGTTGGTTTTAGTGCTTTCAGTTGA